A single window of Arthrobacter crystallopoietes DNA harbors:
- a CDS encoding flavin reductase family protein, producing MTLVSDTTHKRNLDPGAFRAAMADLPAAVSIVTTVAEDGTPHGATVSAVSSLSMTPPLVLVCLDAASDTLAALTVGRSFLIHVTADGQQETALAFAKKGPEKFKNTHWTFSDSGQPRLADSSMVLDCVVSDLLPGGDHTIVIGHINGIEHFEKRRPIIYHRRRMLASPAA from the coding sequence ATGACCTTAGTTAGTGATACGACTCACAAGAGAAACCTGGACCCGGGCGCTTTCCGTGCGGCGATGGCCGACCTCCCCGCAGCAGTATCAATCGTGACCACGGTTGCCGAGGACGGGACCCCGCATGGCGCCACCGTCTCAGCTGTCAGTTCGCTGTCCATGACCCCGCCCTTGGTCTTGGTTTGCCTGGATGCCGCCTCGGACACGCTTGCTGCACTCACCGTGGGACGAAGCTTTCTGATCCACGTCACCGCCGATGGGCAGCAGGAGACCGCTCTTGCTTTCGCCAAGAAGGGGCCGGAGAAGTTCAAAAACACGCACTGGACATTTAGCGACTCGGGCCAGCCCCGGCTCGCAGATTCCAGCATGGTCTTGGACTGCGTGGTCTCGGACCTGCTGCCGGGCGGCGACCACACCATTGTCATCGGTCACATCAACGGCATAGAGCACTTCGAGAAACGTCGTCCAATCATTTATCACCGCCGCCGAATGCTCGCTTCGCCAGCGGCCTGA
- a CDS encoding Lrp/AsnC family transcriptional regulator: MQPPADPASAAVPVESGHIGPESAEAPRILRSDQEAGELTKLDLDLIEQLQLDGRVPYAVLARRVGVTEKTVRRRVSHLLAENYIQISAVTDPALLGFSAMAIVLLTVDGTRSPAELADELALLPEVDYVTVTTGPFALQAEVICVDGKELHDVVSGKIRRMSGVREVEILPYLRLHYQEARFAGIRVDDGRTGVRPRALDDKDRIIIARLAANGRASFRELSTELDVSETMVRQRFSRLVDSAAVRVMCIVNPLRLGFRSTCWVGLKVGQGAKAAEVAESLTQLSVVSYVAITAGRFDVLAEMVTVDGEALLKVLDEQVRSLPGVSVVDTWLYLDLHYKALQPRQGPVFTHARDIQTV; this comes from the coding sequence ATGCAACCGCCTGCCGACCCTGCCAGTGCCGCGGTGCCTGTTGAATCCGGACATATCGGGCCGGAGTCTGCGGAAGCGCCCCGGATTCTGCGATCGGATCAGGAAGCCGGTGAACTGACAAAACTGGATCTGGACCTGATCGAGCAGCTCCAGCTGGATGGCCGGGTCCCCTATGCCGTGCTGGCCCGCCGCGTTGGTGTCACTGAGAAGACCGTCCGGCGTCGGGTGTCGCATCTGTTGGCCGAGAATTACATCCAGATCTCGGCTGTGACGGATCCTGCCCTGCTCGGTTTCAGTGCCATGGCGATCGTGTTGTTGACAGTGGATGGCACCCGTAGCCCGGCGGAACTGGCCGACGAGCTGGCGCTGCTTCCGGAGGTTGACTATGTCACGGTGACCACCGGTCCGTTTGCCTTGCAGGCGGAAGTCATCTGTGTAGACGGCAAGGAACTGCATGACGTTGTCTCGGGCAAAATCCGCCGGATGTCCGGCGTCCGCGAGGTCGAGATCCTTCCCTACCTGAGGCTTCACTACCAGGAAGCCCGATTTGCCGGGATCCGCGTCGACGACGGCCGGACCGGGGTCCGGCCCCGGGCGCTGGACGACAAGGACCGGATAATCATCGCCCGACTGGCCGCGAACGGCCGCGCCTCCTTCCGGGAGTTGTCCACGGAACTGGATGTTTCGGAAACCATGGTCCGACAGCGTTTCTCCCGGCTGGTGGATTCCGCTGCCGTCCGTGTCATGTGCATCGTCAATCCGCTTCGGCTCGGCTTCCGGTCCACCTGCTGGGTCGGCTTGAAAGTTGGCCAAGGCGCCAAGGCGGCGGAAGTGGCTGAATCGCTCACGCAACTGTCCGTCGTCTCCTATGTGGCGATCACGGCCGGCCGTTTCGACGTTCTCGCTGAAATGGTTACTGTCGACGGGGAGGCCTTGCTCAAGGTCCTGGACGAGCAGGTCCGGTCTCTGCCCGGTGTAAGCGTGGTTGATACGTGGCTGTACCTGGACCTGCACTACAAGGCGTTGCAGCCGCGGCAGGGACCGGTTTTCACTCATGCCAGGGACATCCAAACGGTCTGA
- a CDS encoding BCCT family transporter encodes MKKLQAFSGRGRKGEKEPVLNPGSRAHIDRGPFWICIAFFLAFIIAALIDIDSVGAGLNAALQWVSMVFGPFFSLLVFANVLLIGYLVISRYGSVRLGGDKPEMGFATWVSVMFCSAIAAGAVFFGPGEPLTHFSDVPPLYSQSVEARSGGAAVVAMQYSFLHWGISAWAIYGTFAIAIMVAAYHRGLPLRPSSGFYLLLGEKRVRGWWGKVIDIISVLAVVGGVMSSIGLLVIQLSYMLNVQYGVPNNMVVQFSILASCVGVFMLSVVLGVERGIARLSRINVGLALVLGIALLIVGPTMFILNITVEGFGGYIQDFTKMSLFTDSVDQSGWLSFWTEYYWAWWLGWGPVVGLFLARISRGRTVRQILLGAVSTSSIALALWFGILGGTGMSVDISSGGAITKTLDADGMESALLSILNELPLSEILIPGFLVVLLLFLITTADSITLSAAIVSTGVENPPNSIRIIWGLVIGGTAAVLLQVGGVSTFQAAAIVTAPPIAFLLAGAMWSVPKQLNQVRQLQAPDDKQPTHRDADFGNNSSAHDDPLRLVSSRPEK; translated from the coding sequence ATGAAGAAACTCCAGGCTTTTTCGGGTCGTGGAAGGAAAGGAGAAAAGGAACCGGTCCTCAATCCCGGGAGCCGTGCACACATAGATCGTGGCCCCTTTTGGATATGCATCGCCTTCTTTCTCGCCTTCATCATCGCTGCCTTAATAGATATCGATAGTGTTGGTGCAGGTTTGAATGCGGCCCTGCAATGGGTTTCGATGGTCTTTGGCCCATTTTTCTCCTTGCTTGTGTTCGCCAACGTATTGCTCATTGGCTACTTGGTCATTTCCCGCTACGGATCAGTCCGGCTGGGCGGCGACAAGCCGGAGATGGGATTTGCCACTTGGGTATCGGTGATGTTCTGCTCGGCGATTGCTGCGGGTGCCGTCTTCTTCGGCCCTGGGGAACCCCTCACACATTTCAGTGACGTACCTCCTCTGTACAGCCAGTCCGTGGAGGCCCGTAGCGGTGGGGCGGCCGTTGTCGCGATGCAGTATTCCTTCCTGCACTGGGGCATCAGTGCCTGGGCCATTTACGGCACCTTTGCCATTGCCATCATGGTGGCCGCTTATCACCGCGGACTGCCCCTCCGCCCCAGCTCCGGCTTCTATCTCCTGCTGGGAGAAAAGCGTGTACGGGGATGGTGGGGCAAGGTAATCGACATCATCAGCGTGCTCGCCGTCGTCGGTGGAGTCATGTCATCCATCGGTCTGTTAGTCATCCAGCTGAGCTACATGCTGAACGTGCAGTACGGTGTTCCGAATAACATGGTTGTGCAGTTCTCGATCCTGGCCTCCTGTGTTGGCGTATTCATGTTGTCCGTCGTGCTCGGCGTCGAACGTGGAATCGCGCGGTTGAGCCGCATAAACGTAGGACTTGCACTGGTACTCGGTATCGCATTGCTGATCGTGGGCCCGACGATGTTTATCCTGAACATCACCGTCGAGGGCTTCGGCGGGTACATCCAGGACTTCACCAAAATGAGCCTTTTTACGGATTCCGTCGACCAGTCGGGATGGCTTTCGTTCTGGACGGAGTACTACTGGGCCTGGTGGCTGGGGTGGGGTCCGGTCGTCGGCCTGTTCCTGGCACGCATCTCGAGGGGGCGCACGGTACGGCAGATCCTCCTCGGTGCTGTGTCTACCTCAAGTATTGCCCTGGCACTTTGGTTCGGGATTCTAGGTGGAACCGGGATGAGCGTTGACATCTCCAGCGGCGGTGCCATTACGAAGACCTTGGATGCAGACGGCATGGAATCCGCACTCCTTTCGATCCTCAACGAGCTTCCGCTCTCCGAAATCCTGATCCCCGGCTTCCTCGTAGTGCTGCTGCTCTTCCTGATCACAACTGCAGATTCCATCACGCTTTCGGCTGCGATCGTTTCGACCGGCGTCGAGAATCCACCGAACTCCATCCGGATCATATGGGGTCTGGTAATTGGTGGCACTGCAGCAGTTCTGCTGCAAGTCGGAGGAGTGTCGACCTTCCAAGCAGCGGCAATCGTTACGGCACCACCGATCGCATTCCTGCTGGCAGGAGCGATGTGGAGTGTTCCCAAGCAACTCAACCAAGTACGCCAGCTACAAGCACCTGACGACAAGCAGCCAACTCACCGAGATGCAGATTTCGGCAACAACTCGTCCGCCCACGATGACCCCCTCCGTCTCGTTTCCAGCCGGCCGGAAAAATAG
- a CDS encoding aldehyde dehydrogenase family protein, giving the protein MTATTESLMLPQTFKFTSAEHGAFIDGTETATGGSTIDTLDPATCRVITTIAETDNETVDRAVESAAKAFEGEWGTILPARREELLHRFADLIEENAAELAQYDALEGGKPISHVESVDLPLAVEQFRYYAGWPTKIQGATVPVSTSDTHVYTRRIPLGVVAAITPWNFPLCQAAIKLAPALAAGNTVVLKPSELTSLSSLRLAHLAIEAGLPAGTVNVVTGTGAGTGQALVSHPKVAKISFTGSEATGRHLGAEAGRSLKHISLELGGKNPHIVFADADIAKAAAYAATTAYFYSGQVCFSGSRLMVERAVLDEVLSAVEEHADALVLGHGLDRSSTMGPLSSATHREKVERYLNTVSGTGATVAFGGSRTKESGYFLEPTAIVGPADTDPVVAEEIFGPVLVIQPFDSIEELVPRANSGQYGLTAGVWTSDVRKAHTVARQLQAGTVWVNTYADYNAAAPFGGFKNSGFGKDCGPAGLDKFLDTQTVWMSLA; this is encoded by the coding sequence GTGACTGCTACAACCGAATCCCTGATGCTGCCCCAGACCTTCAAGTTCACTTCCGCTGAGCACGGCGCGTTCATAGACGGAACCGAGACCGCCACGGGTGGGTCAACGATCGACACTTTGGATCCGGCCACCTGCAGGGTTATCACCACGATCGCCGAAACCGATAATGAAACCGTCGACCGTGCCGTTGAATCCGCGGCCAAGGCGTTCGAAGGCGAGTGGGGCACTATACTGCCTGCCCGCCGCGAGGAACTGTTGCATCGTTTTGCCGACCTAATCGAAGAAAACGCCGCCGAACTGGCACAGTATGACGCACTTGAGGGCGGCAAGCCCATCTCCCACGTGGAGAGCGTGGACCTGCCGCTGGCCGTGGAGCAATTCCGCTACTATGCAGGCTGGCCCACCAAGATCCAAGGGGCGACGGTACCCGTGTCGACCTCTGACACCCACGTCTACACCCGCCGGATCCCACTGGGTGTGGTTGCCGCTATCACACCGTGGAACTTCCCGCTCTGCCAAGCAGCCATTAAACTCGCCCCCGCGTTGGCCGCCGGCAACACCGTGGTGCTCAAACCCTCCGAACTCACCTCCCTGTCCTCGCTTCGCCTGGCCCATCTCGCAATCGAAGCCGGCCTGCCGGCCGGAACCGTTAACGTTGTCACGGGCACTGGCGCCGGAACGGGACAGGCGTTGGTCTCGCACCCAAAGGTCGCCAAGATCTCCTTCACCGGCTCCGAGGCCACCGGCCGTCACCTGGGTGCCGAAGCAGGTCGCTCTTTGAAGCACATCTCCCTGGAGTTGGGCGGAAAGAACCCGCATATCGTCTTTGCCGATGCGGACATCGCCAAGGCGGCAGCCTATGCAGCCACCACGGCCTACTTCTATTCCGGCCAGGTCTGTTTCAGCGGTTCCCGGCTCATGGTTGAACGCGCTGTCCTGGACGAGGTGCTCTCCGCGGTCGAGGAACACGCTGATGCCTTAGTGCTTGGTCACGGGCTCGACCGGTCCTCCACGATGGGACCGCTGTCCTCGGCTACGCACCGGGAGAAAGTCGAACGCTATCTGAACACGGTATCGGGCACCGGCGCGACCGTTGCATTCGGTGGTTCCCGCACGAAGGAATCCGGATACTTCCTGGAGCCGACAGCAATAGTCGGTCCTGCAGACACGGACCCTGTGGTAGCCGAGGAAATCTTCGGCCCCGTGCTGGTCATCCAGCCCTTCGACTCCATCGAGGAACTTGTCCCGCGGGCTAATTCCGGCCAGTACGGACTCACCGCCGGAGTCTGGACCAGTGACGTACGCAAGGCCCACACCGTGGCCCGGCAGCTACAGGCCGGCACGGTATGGGTCAACACCTACGCGGACTACAACGCCGCGGCACCCTTCGGCGGCTTCAAAAATTCCGGCTTCGGCAAGGACTGTGGTCCCGCGGGACTGGACAAGTTCCTGGATACTCAGACCGTTTGGATGTCCCTGGCATGA
- a CDS encoding LLM class flavin-dependent oxidoreductase: MRIGLLQEGDLTGTTASERYHQLIEEVSLADRLGFSTWGTSEQHFSPPNFSVAAPEVLYSAIAMRTKNIKLRTMASVMLRWNHPILVAERLATLDIVSRGRAEICTARSNNLTTLGAFGVDPKDTRAQWEDSMEVLIKAMTEDKLEHNGPVWQIPPVEVVPKPVTSPHPPMSVAASSVQTHTNAGRMGIGAISFENYFGFDYLQECLDAYNTAFDTADHSSVKAPNDYRGLYVATAYCAETREEARGVAREIALKYFKFILDLYIPLSKNPAYQYLDTLEQLIAHEEDLDWLCDFTPSVMIGTPQDFIERVQRLESMGVDEVLLRIDGMGHENIMKSLELIGSEVIPQVDRTRQADIR; the protein is encoded by the coding sequence ATGCGCATCGGCCTATTGCAGGAAGGTGACCTCACCGGCACAACCGCCTCGGAGCGGTATCACCAGCTGATCGAGGAGGTGTCCTTGGCGGACCGTCTCGGCTTTTCAACCTGGGGCACTTCCGAACAGCATTTCAGCCCGCCTAATTTCTCCGTGGCGGCACCGGAAGTGCTGTACTCCGCCATCGCAATGCGCACTAAAAATATCAAGCTGCGCACCATGGCATCGGTGATGCTTAGATGGAACCACCCCATCCTGGTGGCCGAGCGCCTGGCCACCTTGGATATCGTCTCGCGGGGACGTGCGGAAATCTGCACAGCACGCTCTAACAACCTCACCACACTCGGCGCATTCGGCGTAGATCCGAAGGACACCCGTGCCCAATGGGAAGATTCCATGGAAGTGCTCATCAAGGCCATGACCGAAGACAAATTGGAACACAACGGCCCGGTCTGGCAGATTCCACCGGTCGAGGTCGTGCCCAAACCCGTCACCAGCCCCCACCCGCCAATGTCGGTAGCAGCATCCAGCGTCCAAACCCACACCAATGCCGGCCGGATGGGCATCGGGGCCATTTCGTTCGAGAACTACTTTGGGTTCGACTACCTGCAGGAATGTCTGGATGCCTACAACACTGCCTTTGACACGGCAGATCACTCCTCGGTCAAGGCTCCCAACGATTACCGCGGGCTGTATGTGGCAACAGCGTACTGCGCCGAAACCCGTGAGGAAGCACGCGGCGTTGCCCGGGAGATAGCGTTGAAGTATTTCAAATTCATCCTGGACCTCTACATCCCCCTGTCCAAAAACCCGGCCTACCAGTACTTGGACACGCTGGAACAGCTGATCGCGCACGAAGAGGACCTGGACTGGCTGTGCGACTTCACTCCGTCGGTCATGATCGGGACCCCGCAGGACTTCATTGAGCGCGTCCAACGCCTCGAATCCATGGGCGTGGACGAGGTCCTGCTACGCATCGATGGCATGGGACACGAAAACATCATGAAGTCCTTGGAACTGATCGGCAGCGAGGTCATCCCGCAGGTTGACCGTACCCGGCAGGCGGATATCCGGTGA